In Arthrobacter sp. B3I4, the following proteins share a genomic window:
- a CDS encoding DUF3375 family protein yields MPRSAVSSADAIGARLRDLELLTKGPAWALTRSAPWVIAVLQASFTRTRPQLPLEQFHADVDAFLEQLRRQDPGLGGGSNGKGFGDEWTRKNFLTRRNQSGQIVYEVTEPAARVLAFLDSLSSERSTLNGSRLGTLLGDVEKLANETNPDQSARLESLEEEIGERRQLIEDISSGEFDGLLDDEEAVEAAGNILDLAASLPADYKKMRDRIEELVGELRNQIIEESLSKGATMAQVLEADKRLRQSPEGRTFRSFTAFLEDPQQQLRFRSAIGEVLSRQFADELSQDERETLKNLVAELRSQHSQIQRIYGKLSESLNTYVQSDDYRQSVRLRRVLREAEQAIRSLPYERDRPGLVRGPVLFNAGFESLAMVKLFDPDEFAAPPRLAEPIAFSDSDRVRSPRTGKASPQAIRSAVAGASTLGEAWAQLPDEEQHINSIRALLAHALHQGAYFDRQAWEPLDFEQIDGTTRTAYLPVVTLKKDER; encoded by the coding sequence GTGCCCCGTTCGGCTGTGTCCTCCGCCGACGCAATCGGCGCCCGGCTCCGGGACCTCGAGCTCCTCACCAAGGGACCAGCCTGGGCGCTGACCCGTTCCGCGCCTTGGGTGATCGCCGTGCTGCAAGCCTCCTTTACCCGGACCCGGCCGCAACTGCCGCTGGAACAGTTCCACGCCGACGTTGACGCGTTCCTTGAACAGCTCCGACGGCAAGACCCGGGACTCGGCGGGGGTTCCAATGGCAAGGGCTTCGGCGACGAATGGACCCGCAAGAACTTCCTCACCCGCCGCAACCAGTCCGGCCAGATCGTCTACGAGGTCACCGAGCCGGCGGCCCGCGTGCTCGCCTTCCTCGACAGCCTCTCCAGTGAGCGCTCCACCCTCAACGGGTCCCGGCTGGGGACGCTCCTGGGCGACGTCGAGAAGCTCGCCAACGAGACCAACCCGGACCAGAGCGCGCGCCTGGAGTCGCTTGAGGAGGAGATTGGCGAACGCCGTCAGCTCATTGAGGACATCAGCTCCGGCGAGTTCGACGGTCTGCTCGACGACGAAGAAGCCGTCGAAGCAGCCGGGAACATTCTGGACCTGGCGGCGAGCCTGCCCGCTGACTACAAGAAGATGCGTGACCGGATTGAAGAGCTGGTTGGCGAGTTGCGCAACCAGATCATCGAGGAATCGCTCAGCAAAGGCGCGACAATGGCCCAGGTGCTGGAGGCGGACAAGCGGCTGCGGCAGAGCCCGGAGGGCAGGACCTTCCGGTCCTTTACCGCCTTCCTGGAGGACCCGCAGCAGCAGCTGCGGTTCCGGTCCGCGATCGGCGAGGTGCTCAGCCGGCAGTTCGCCGACGAGCTCAGCCAGGACGAACGCGAGACGCTGAAAAACCTGGTGGCCGAGCTGCGCAGCCAGCACAGCCAGATCCAGCGGATCTACGGCAAGCTCAGCGAAAGCCTCAACACGTACGTCCAGAGCGACGATTACCGCCAGTCGGTCCGGCTTCGGAGGGTGCTGCGCGAGGCGGAGCAAGCGATCCGCTCGTTGCCGTATGAACGTGACCGTCCAGGCCTGGTCCGCGGACCGGTATTGTTCAACGCCGGTTTCGAATCCCTGGCAATGGTCAAGCTGTTCGACCCGGACGAGTTCGCGGCGCCGCCGAGGTTGGCGGAGCCGATCGCCTTCAGCGACTCCGACCGGGTGCGCTCGCCGAGGACGGGCAAAGCCAGCCCCCAGGCGATCCGGTCCGCCGTCGCGGGGGCGTCCACCCTGGGGGAGGCCTGGGCGCAGCTGCCGGACGAAGAGCAACACATTAATTCGATCCGGGCGCTGCTCGCACACGCGCTGCACCAGGGCGCCTATTTTGACCGTCAGGCCTGGGAACCGTTGGACTTCGAACAGATCGATGGCACCACCCGCACCGCGTACCTGCCCGTCGTCACGCTGAAGAAGGATGAACGATGA
- a CDS encoding DUF4194 domain-containing protein, whose product MTELSQETSGTGHESDYEPAREPEREPARVHPDPFAVTPRDTFVDGAALFPGDTGVLPMKVRQALVKLLKGPYIDGGRDEKLWTTLLDNQLILRSRLSELFLTLQLDHERKVAVLRPVDPEAIGGSTRSSILRQQRALSRVETIVLLRLRLLLDRHVTAQTDPTITREEIADLVAHYQPAGQQDALRDSDVVNRAITKLLARQLLLPTGLDEVFTISNALPLALPFENIGDIPAQIEALIAASTDPTGTEPLLDLDGENPASAEDDSEDTDDSDNEVDGAASPSASLSHKEEEAK is encoded by the coding sequence ATGACCGAGCTTTCCCAGGAAACGTCCGGGACGGGACACGAGTCGGATTACGAACCCGCCCGGGAGCCGGAGCGGGAGCCCGCGCGCGTCCACCCGGACCCCTTCGCCGTCACCCCGCGGGACACTTTCGTCGACGGCGCCGCACTCTTCCCCGGGGACACCGGCGTGTTGCCCATGAAGGTCCGCCAAGCGCTGGTGAAACTGCTCAAGGGGCCGTACATCGACGGCGGCCGGGACGAAAAACTCTGGACCACGCTGCTGGACAACCAGCTCATCCTGCGCAGCCGCCTCTCCGAGCTGTTCCTGACGCTGCAGCTGGACCACGAGCGCAAGGTGGCCGTACTGCGACCGGTGGACCCGGAAGCGATCGGTGGCAGCACCCGCTCCAGCATCCTGCGCCAGCAGCGGGCCCTGAGCCGGGTGGAAACCATCGTGTTGCTGCGCCTGCGCTTGCTGTTGGACCGCCACGTCACCGCCCAGACCGATCCCACGATTACGCGGGAGGAAATCGCCGACCTCGTCGCCCACTACCAGCCGGCCGGGCAGCAGGACGCGCTGCGCGATTCAGACGTCGTCAACCGGGCCATCACCAAGCTCCTGGCCCGCCAACTCCTACTCCCCACCGGCTTGGATGAGGTTTTCACCATCTCTAACGCCCTCCCGTTGGCCCTCCCCTTCGAAAACATCGGCGACATCCCGGCACAAATCGAAGCCCTCATCGCCGCCAGCACCGATCCCACCGGCACCGAACCCCTCCTGGACCTCGACGGCGAGAACCCTGCTAGCGCTGAGGACGACTCTGAAGACACCGACGACTCGGACAATGAGGTCGATGGGGCGGCATCGCCGTCGGCGTCACTCAGCCACAAGGAAGAGGAAGCCAAGTGA
- a CDS encoding ATP-binding protein, with protein sequence MSIATMLPLGELTNPGQMRLALVQVVNWGTFHGAHTMHVDRNGTLLTGNSGVGKSTLFDAMLRVFDARPRSNEAAAQRAGGAVEDKRTTFTYMRGKVGDKAVGEGSASAFQRPGATWSAVALTFDNAAGTRVTISALFDLPKNGTESSVGRYYLIDHKPLDLAALESIAEKRFTKAALDSVFPDAQIFDVHKAFAERFRRLLGINSDQALPLLRVIQAGKGLGGSVNTFFRDQVLDAPATLAAADDVVEEFSNLMSIRQRLEDVRQQRDQLAPVPGLNKEYAQSLLDANRLRELTGEEFEAYKQQLAVSVHEKTRERFRVLAQDKARQLSAERGIRDGLAKELRQLEADYNNQGGNAISAIEQSLENARVGLKLREQVQEAARKALTDAGLQLEWTAAGWEQAHEHAAARSAELKDDSEALKELRFEAFDGHAARKRELAAAQQELVSLKTRKSLLPPSSIENRSAIAAATGVPEEQMPFGGELIDLAEGQEQWRPAAERALRSLATTLLVPGTHFAAVTRYLNDHQVRGALRAVDISKPLAGGALAVEDVADGDLLTKLDILTAGAAAEAGEWVRERIALDFAYPCVEDPEELSRLDKGLSLGGVVKRNRHSVEKDDRFTSRQDYVLGFDNAAKLELVAAQVEDLQQELAKAAELAQSREESHQGMTRQLDALRRVAEDHRPWEQVSAAVAGEELARIEQRLKDALAAQADLEPLRARIEVARQKHQASTEAAAVLQSEYKTLDGQLTAADSLLEAARTRVLQQPPSEQSAAALEPYFAGFGDVLEMHELDNLAGQVRTRLLAELHAAEFRGQATAERLTRIFEGFVREWGTAISADHGTTIGAAGEFEARYHAIVSDGLPAQEAEFRQFFNQRTHESFSTLLHLLDEERRSITSRILPLNGILSEVNFHEGSFLELDIKQTMPATAKQFKDAIQNALKVRHTRAGKSGPPVAGSGAEPDDDVELTNRYKSLETLVKRLGSQTPEDRRWRAEVLDVRGHLFIQCKEHREVQDSGSKTAGKGGKKKTEVFMHADTGSMSGGERQRFTAFIMAAALSYQLGIAEQGFTTYGTVMMDEAFVLASEEFAGAGIKALHEFGFQLLLAAPENVIDLSRHLGSVTEILRDKRTNRSGVLTAPVVTPAPGSEGTWRSEANPVDIVLR encoded by the coding sequence GTGAGCATCGCAACCATGCTCCCGCTGGGCGAGCTCACAAACCCCGGGCAGATGCGCCTCGCCCTCGTCCAGGTGGTCAACTGGGGTACATTCCACGGCGCGCATACAATGCACGTGGACCGCAACGGCACCCTGCTGACCGGAAACTCCGGCGTCGGCAAGTCCACGCTGTTCGACGCCATGCTGCGGGTCTTCGATGCCCGGCCGCGCTCCAACGAGGCGGCCGCCCAGCGTGCCGGCGGAGCCGTTGAGGACAAGCGCACCACCTTCACGTACATGCGGGGCAAGGTGGGAGACAAAGCGGTGGGGGAGGGCTCGGCCAGTGCGTTCCAGCGCCCCGGGGCGACGTGGTCCGCCGTCGCACTGACTTTCGACAACGCTGCCGGCACCCGTGTCACCATCTCCGCGTTGTTCGACCTGCCCAAGAACGGTACCGAATCGAGCGTCGGCCGGTACTACCTCATCGACCACAAGCCGCTGGACCTGGCCGCGCTCGAGAGCATCGCCGAGAAACGGTTCACCAAGGCAGCGCTGGACTCGGTCTTCCCGGACGCCCAGATCTTCGATGTCCACAAAGCCTTCGCCGAACGCTTCCGCCGGCTGCTGGGGATCAACTCGGACCAGGCCCTGCCGCTGCTGCGCGTGATCCAGGCCGGCAAGGGCCTGGGCGGCAGCGTCAACACCTTCTTCCGTGACCAGGTCCTGGACGCGCCCGCCACCCTGGCGGCCGCGGACGACGTCGTCGAGGAATTCAGCAATCTGATGTCCATCCGGCAACGGCTTGAGGATGTCCGGCAGCAGCGCGACCAGCTGGCCCCGGTGCCTGGGCTGAACAAGGAATATGCCCAGTCCCTGTTGGACGCAAACCGGTTGCGGGAGCTCACGGGCGAGGAATTTGAGGCCTATAAACAGCAGCTGGCCGTCAGCGTGCACGAGAAGACCCGGGAACGGTTTAGGGTGCTGGCGCAGGACAAGGCCCGACAACTGAGCGCAGAACGCGGCATTCGGGACGGCCTGGCCAAGGAACTGCGCCAGCTGGAGGCGGACTACAACAACCAGGGCGGCAACGCGATCTCCGCGATTGAACAGTCGTTGGAGAACGCCAGGGTGGGCCTCAAGCTCCGCGAACAGGTCCAGGAGGCGGCGCGCAAGGCCCTGACCGACGCCGGCCTGCAGCTGGAGTGGACCGCCGCCGGGTGGGAGCAGGCGCACGAACACGCTGCCGCCCGCTCCGCGGAGCTTAAGGACGACTCGGAAGCGCTCAAGGAGCTGCGCTTTGAGGCGTTCGACGGCCACGCTGCCAGGAAGCGTGAACTCGCCGCCGCCCAGCAGGAACTCGTCTCACTCAAAACCCGCAAGTCCCTGCTGCCGCCGTCGAGCATTGAAAACCGCAGCGCCATTGCCGCTGCCACGGGCGTCCCCGAGGAGCAGATGCCTTTCGGCGGTGAGCTGATCGACCTGGCCGAGGGCCAGGAACAGTGGCGTCCGGCCGCCGAACGCGCTTTGCGCAGCCTCGCAACTACCCTGCTGGTCCCGGGTACGCACTTCGCCGCCGTCACCCGTTACCTCAATGACCATCAGGTCCGCGGCGCGCTGCGCGCGGTGGACATCTCCAAGCCCCTCGCGGGCGGCGCGCTGGCCGTGGAGGACGTGGCCGACGGCGACCTGCTCACCAAGCTGGATATCCTCACCGCTGGAGCTGCGGCCGAGGCAGGCGAATGGGTCCGGGAGCGCATTGCCCTGGACTTCGCCTACCCCTGCGTCGAGGACCCGGAGGAGCTGTCCCGGCTGGACAAGGGGCTGAGTCTGGGCGGGGTGGTGAAGCGCAACCGCCACAGTGTCGAAAAGGATGACCGGTTCACCTCACGGCAGGACTACGTCCTCGGCTTCGACAACGCCGCCAAGCTCGAACTCGTCGCGGCGCAGGTGGAGGACCTCCAACAGGAACTCGCCAAGGCCGCCGAACTTGCCCAAAGCCGGGAAGAGTCGCATCAGGGCATGACCCGCCAGCTGGATGCCTTGCGCCGCGTGGCCGAGGACCATCGGCCCTGGGAACAGGTCTCGGCCGCGGTTGCCGGCGAGGAACTGGCACGGATTGAGCAGCGGCTCAAGGACGCCCTAGCCGCACAGGCCGACCTGGAACCGCTCCGGGCCCGGATCGAGGTTGCCCGGCAGAAGCACCAGGCCAGCACCGAGGCAGCTGCCGTGCTGCAAAGCGAGTACAAGACCCTCGACGGGCAGCTCACTGCAGCGGATTCCCTGCTAGAGGCCGCGCGGACGCGGGTGCTCCAGCAGCCGCCGTCAGAGCAGTCGGCAGCGGCACTCGAACCGTACTTCGCCGGCTTCGGGGACGTACTCGAAATGCACGAACTCGACAATCTGGCAGGCCAGGTCCGGACCAGGCTGCTGGCCGAGCTGCACGCGGCCGAGTTCCGGGGGCAAGCCACGGCCGAGCGGCTCACGCGCATCTTCGAGGGCTTCGTCCGGGAGTGGGGCACCGCGATTTCGGCGGACCACGGCACCACGATCGGCGCCGCAGGGGAGTTCGAAGCCCGATACCACGCCATCGTAAGCGACGGGCTGCCTGCGCAGGAGGCCGAGTTCCGGCAGTTCTTCAACCAGCGCACACACGAGTCGTTCAGCACCCTGCTGCATTTGCTGGACGAGGAACGCCGGTCCATCACAAGCCGCATTCTTCCGCTCAACGGCATCCTCTCCGAGGTCAACTTCCACGAAGGCAGCTTCCTGGAACTCGACATCAAGCAGACCATGCCGGCCACCGCCAAACAGTTCAAGGACGCCATCCAGAACGCGCTCAAGGTCCGGCACACCCGGGCGGGCAAGTCAGGTCCGCCGGTGGCCGGCTCCGGCGCGGAACCGGACGACGACGTCGAGCTCACCAACCGCTACAAGTCGCTGGAGACGCTGGTGAAGCGGCTGGGTTCGCAGACTCCCGAGGACCGGCGCTGGCGTGCAGAGGTGCTTGATGTCCGCGGGCACCTGTTCATCCAGTGCAAGGAACACCGCGAGGTGCAGGACTCCGGTTCCAAGACCGCCGGGAAGGGCGGTAAGAAGAAGACCGAGGTCTTCATGCATGCCGACACCGGCTCGATGTCCGGCGGTGAGCGGCAGCGCTTCACCGCCTTCATCATGGCCGCAGCGCTAAGCTACCAGCTGGGCATCGCCGAGCAGGGCTTCACCACCTATGGCACCGTGATGATGGACGAGGCCTTCGTGCTGGCCTCGGAGGAATTCGCCGGTGCCGGCATCAAGGCGCTGCACGAGTTCGGCTTCCAGCTGCTGCTGGCGGCGCCGGAAAACGTGATCGATCTGTCCCGGCACCTTGGATCGGTCACCGAGATCCTGCGGGACAAGCGAACCAACCGCTCCGGCGTCCTCACCGCCCCGGTGGTTACTCCGGCCCCCGGCTCGGAGGGCACCTGGCGCTCGGAGGCGAATCCGGTGGACATCGTCCTGCGCTGA
- a CDS encoding FBP domain-containing protein, whose translation MQQLTPARIRSSFINASRSETAKLNLPKNFDSLDWDSLDFLGWRDAKMPLRGYLVLPGPGGPVAILLRAPEGGAKKKRAVLCELCRDIHSKDDVLLWVARRAGQSGRNGNTVGTLICADFGCCRNVRVEPPVNEINPDPGAVVSRQIEGLVARTAQFVGRIQGR comes from the coding sequence ATGCAACAGCTCACCCCTGCCCGTATCCGCTCGTCCTTCATTAACGCCAGCCGTTCCGAAACCGCCAAATTGAACCTGCCCAAGAACTTCGACAGCCTTGATTGGGACAGCCTCGACTTCCTGGGCTGGCGCGACGCCAAAATGCCGTTACGCGGCTATCTGGTTCTGCCCGGCCCGGGCGGACCGGTAGCGATCCTGCTCCGGGCACCGGAAGGCGGCGCAAAGAAGAAGCGCGCGGTCCTTTGCGAACTGTGCCGGGACATCCATTCCAAGGACGACGTACTGCTCTGGGTAGCCCGGCGCGCCGGCCAGTCCGGCCGCAACGGAAACACCGTCGGCACCCTGATCTGCGCGGACTTCGGTTGTTGCCGCAACGTGCGCGTTGAACCGCCGGTCAACGAAATCAACCCGGACCCGGGCGCCGTCGTGAGCCGCCAGATCGAAGGCCTGGTGGCACGGACCGCCCAGTTCGTGGGCCGCATCCAGGGCCGGTAG
- a CDS encoding YciI family protein yields MYVVSLTYKVPEEIVDFHLPAHVAWLQDAFDRGIFMVAGRKIPRTGALLLSNADRADLDAALAKDPFYVNGVAEFDVEEFHASRVAPGYENLLDG; encoded by the coding sequence ATGTACGTAGTCTCCCTGACTTACAAGGTGCCCGAAGAGATCGTCGACTTCCACCTCCCTGCGCATGTCGCCTGGCTGCAGGACGCCTTCGACCGCGGAATTTTCATGGTGGCGGGACGCAAAATCCCCCGGACCGGCGCTCTTCTGTTGTCCAACGCCGACCGTGCCGACCTGGACGCGGCGTTGGCGAAGGACCCGTTCTACGTCAACGGGGTGGCGGAGTTCGACGTCGAGGAGTTCCACGCCAGCCGGGTCGCACCGGGGTACGAGAACCTGCTGGACGGGTAG
- a CDS encoding MarR family winged helix-turn-helix transcriptional regulator, which translates to MTEPRWLNADERRAWLAQLSINTLLPAALDTQLHAAGRLSLFDYNVLAMLSEAEGRYLPMSELAARTSASLSRLSHVVTKLQKRGWLERRPHPGDARVTTAHLTETGMATIEGLAPAHVEAVRALFLDALDAEDIAHLARIGEKVVGRLDKDHWILRESKPA; encoded by the coding sequence ATGACCGAACCGCGCTGGCTCAACGCCGACGAGCGCCGGGCCTGGCTGGCCCAGCTCAGTATCAACACGCTGCTCCCCGCCGCCCTGGACACGCAGCTGCACGCGGCCGGGAGACTCTCGTTGTTCGACTACAACGTCCTTGCCATGCTCTCAGAAGCGGAAGGCCGGTATCTTCCCATGAGTGAACTCGCGGCGCGCACCAGTGCTTCGCTGTCCCGCCTCTCGCACGTGGTGACCAAACTCCAAAAGCGCGGCTGGCTGGAACGGCGGCCGCATCCCGGTGACGCCCGCGTCACCACCGCGCACCTCACTGAGACCGGAATGGCCACCATTGAGGGGCTGGCCCCGGCGCATGTGGAAGCCGTCCGGGCACTGTTCCTGGACGCCCTGGACGCGGAGGACATCGCGCACCTCGCCCGGATCGGCGAGAAAGTCGTGGGCCGCCTGGACAAAGACCACTGGATCCTGCGGGAGAGCAAGCCGGCCTGA
- the glsA gene encoding glutaminase A — MESPIDSYLRQIHAEIAELKDGKPYSTIPAMASVDPDNFGIALATVDGKVYEIGDTREEFTIQSISKPFTYGLALEDLGAEAVDAKVDVEPSGDPFNEISLAEGTGRPANAMINAGALTATSLIRGSGGQSSFKRILSTYSAFAGRQLSVSEKIFDSELKHGHRNTALAHLLRSFNIIEDDPAPVLSDYFRQCSVLVNCFDLSIMAATLANSGRNPLSGKQVLEIGSVERVLSVMMTSGMYDDAGAWISSVGMPGKSGVAGGILAVLPGQVGLAVYSPPLDEHGTSVRGLATAQRLSRDMELHFVRAARTGRSAILAAYDVTETPSGIRRNDEAADVLRNHGDRARVIEVNGDLHFAGTESMVRELSSLADDVELVVLDLRRTDQVSDVAVRTLARIRKGMADSGRELVLVEGDGSVTEALGTSARRPVTSFATRSAAVEYCENRLLERYGTHLLLPDHVPVTASPALAPLEEADAVALEALMTPKSYADGDVIRRVGLRFGGVYFITSGQVSSTSPGPTADRVKLNTLSAGMTFGELALGSGNRQETTVRAVGPVEVMVLSAEAISELEVADPRLAVALWKALTRDAYTRVEQYLRETAVRIRE; from the coding sequence ATGGAATCGCCGATCGACAGCTACCTGCGCCAGATCCACGCCGAGATCGCCGAGCTCAAGGACGGCAAGCCCTACAGCACCATTCCGGCCATGGCCAGTGTGGACCCGGACAACTTCGGCATCGCCCTAGCCACGGTCGACGGCAAAGTGTACGAAATCGGGGACACCCGCGAGGAATTCACCATCCAGTCCATCTCCAAGCCCTTCACCTACGGGCTGGCCCTCGAGGATCTCGGCGCGGAGGCCGTGGACGCCAAAGTGGATGTGGAACCCTCGGGTGACCCGTTCAACGAGATTTCGCTGGCCGAAGGGACGGGCCGGCCGGCCAACGCGATGATCAACGCCGGCGCCCTCACCGCCACCTCATTGATCCGCGGATCCGGCGGCCAGTCCAGTTTCAAACGGATCCTCAGCACATACTCTGCTTTCGCCGGCCGCCAGCTCTCAGTCAGCGAAAAGATCTTCGACTCCGAGCTCAAGCACGGCCACCGCAACACAGCGCTCGCCCACTTGCTGCGTTCCTTCAACATCATTGAAGACGATCCGGCGCCGGTCCTGTCGGACTATTTCCGCCAATGCTCCGTTCTGGTGAACTGCTTCGATCTCTCGATCATGGCCGCCACCCTCGCCAACAGCGGAAGGAATCCGCTCAGCGGCAAGCAGGTGCTGGAGATCGGATCGGTGGAACGCGTGCTGTCCGTCATGATGACCTCGGGCATGTATGACGACGCCGGTGCCTGGATCAGCAGTGTCGGGATGCCCGGCAAAAGCGGGGTGGCCGGCGGCATCCTCGCTGTACTGCCCGGCCAGGTGGGACTGGCGGTCTATTCGCCGCCGCTGGATGAACACGGTACCAGCGTGCGCGGCCTCGCAACCGCCCAGCGTCTCTCCCGGGACATGGAACTTCACTTCGTCCGGGCCGCCCGCACGGGCCGCTCCGCCATCCTCGCCGCATATGACGTCACCGAGACGCCCTCAGGCATCCGCCGCAACGACGAGGCGGCTGATGTCCTTCGCAACCACGGGGACCGGGCCCGGGTAATCGAGGTCAACGGCGACCTCCATTTCGCCGGCACCGAATCCATGGTGCGCGAACTCAGCAGCCTGGCGGACGACGTCGAGCTAGTGGTCCTGGACTTGCGCCGCACCGACCAAGTGAGCGACGTTGCCGTGCGCACGCTGGCCAGAATCAGGAAGGGGATGGCCGACTCGGGCCGCGAACTAGTGCTGGTCGAGGGGGACGGGTCAGTAACGGAGGCGCTGGGAACGTCTGCCAGGCGCCCGGTGACTTCCTTCGCTACGCGCAGTGCCGCCGTCGAATACTGCGAAAACCGCCTGCTGGAGCGCTATGGTACCCACCTGCTGCTTCCGGACCACGTTCCGGTCACGGCCTCACCGGCGCTGGCGCCGCTGGAGGAAGCCGATGCCGTGGCGCTGGAAGCACTGATGACCCCGAAATCCTATGCCGACGGCGACGTCATCCGGCGCGTCGGGCTGCGCTTCGGCGGTGTCTACTTCATCACCTCCGGACAGGTCAGCAGCACCTCCCCGGGGCCCACGGCGGACCGGGTGAAGCTGAACACCCTCAGTGCCGGCATGACCTTTGGCGAGCTGGCGCTGGGCAGCGGGAACCGGCAGGAAACCACCGTCCGGGCGGTGGGCCCGGTGGAGGTCATGGTGCTCAGCGCGGAGGCAATTTCGGAGCTGGAAGTAGCCGACCCGCGCCTGGCCGTCGCGCTCTGGAAGGCGCTGACCCGGGATGCGTACACGCGGGTGGAACAGTACCTGCGCGAAACGGCCGTCCGGATCCGCGAATAA
- a CDS encoding SGNH/GDSL hydrolase family protein, whose product MNFTTRYVALGDSFTEGVGDDDPNRPNGVRGWADRVAEQLGAADPDFGYANLAIRGRKLRQIMAEQVDAAVALDPTLVTIYAGANDILRPKVDIDDLLVEYDAGIRKLKATGATVVMFTGFDARGSKVFGTMRGRTAIYNELVRGIAGDHGALLVDYWRFSEYYDWGMWGTDRMHMSAAGHANMAKRVLTVLEHDHSIDVPPMTPVPELSRSEAIRANARWVREFAGPWVARRLTGRSSGDGLSPRYAQLTRL is encoded by the coding sequence ATGAATTTCACCACCCGCTACGTTGCCCTCGGAGATTCCTTCACGGAAGGAGTGGGCGACGACGATCCGAACCGCCCCAACGGAGTGCGCGGCTGGGCGGACCGTGTTGCTGAGCAGCTGGGCGCCGCCGACCCGGATTTCGGCTACGCCAACCTCGCCATCCGCGGACGGAAGCTGCGCCAGATTATGGCTGAGCAGGTGGACGCCGCCGTCGCGCTCGACCCCACGCTGGTGACCATTTACGCGGGCGCAAATGACATCCTCCGCCCGAAGGTGGACATCGATGATCTGCTGGTGGAATACGACGCTGGAATCCGCAAACTCAAGGCCACCGGCGCCACCGTGGTGATGTTCACGGGCTTCGACGCGCGGGGGTCCAAGGTCTTCGGGACCATGCGCGGCCGAACCGCCATCTATAACGAACTCGTCCGCGGCATCGCCGGGGACCACGGCGCCCTGCTGGTGGACTACTGGCGGTTCAGTGAGTACTACGACTGGGGCATGTGGGGGACCGACCGTATGCACATGTCCGCGGCCGGCCACGCGAACATGGCCAAGCGGGTGCTCACTGTGCTGGAGCACGACCACTCGATCGATGTCCCGCCGATGACGCCGGTCCCGGAACTCAGCCGCTCCGAGGCGATCCGGGCCAACGCCCGGTGGGTGCGCGAGTTCGCCGGGCCCTGGGTGGCGCGCCGCCTCACCGGCAGGTCCTCCGGCGACGGACTTTCCCCGCGCTACGCCCAGCTCACCCGCCTCTGA
- a CDS encoding FAD:protein FMN transferase, translating into MGTVISLTVPAPAGGWTAAAEAALDAATAAVERLFQALDSRFSLYRPESEASRLARRELSMRESSQEFRDRYAEANEWRLLTQGSFTPERPDGVPDLSGLVKGAAIREAGAALELLGLADWCLNAGGDVLVGGSPIPGGGAPWQAGIVDPQDRAALIAACPLGGGGASGRGASVGTGGTRTGWAALATSGSAERGDHIWTSSAGVSEFLQVSVAAADIVTADVLATAVIAGGMSMLNRATDHWDIEVLAVQNDGGIVASSGFRA; encoded by the coding sequence ATGGGCACGGTCATCAGCCTTACCGTGCCGGCCCCTGCAGGAGGCTGGACCGCCGCTGCAGAGGCCGCGCTGGACGCCGCAACGGCTGCCGTCGAACGGCTCTTCCAGGCACTCGACAGCCGTTTCAGTCTCTACCGGCCCGAGTCTGAGGCCAGCCGGCTGGCGCGCCGAGAACTGTCCATGCGGGAAAGTTCGCAGGAATTCCGTGACCGCTACGCCGAGGCCAATGAGTGGCGCCTCCTCACTCAGGGGTCGTTCACGCCGGAGCGGCCGGACGGCGTGCCCGATCTGTCCGGCCTGGTCAAAGGGGCCGCGATCCGCGAGGCCGGGGCTGCGCTTGAGTTGCTGGGGCTGGCCGACTGGTGCCTGAACGCAGGCGGCGATGTACTCGTCGGGGGCTCACCCATCCCGGGCGGCGGCGCGCCGTGGCAAGCGGGAATCGTCGATCCGCAGGACCGCGCGGCGCTGATCGCCGCCTGTCCGCTCGGCGGCGGCGGAGCCAGCGGCCGCGGTGCCAGCGTCGGCACCGGCGGCACCAGGACCGGCTGGGCGGCGTTGGCTACCTCCGGCTCCGCCGAACGCGGCGACCATATCTGGACCAGCAGCGCCGGTGTCAGCGAATTCCTTCAGGTCTCCGTTGCCGCCGCGGACATCGTGACCGCAGACGTACTGGCAACAGCCGTCATCGCCGGCGGAATGAGCATGCTCAACCGCGCGACAGACCACTGGGACATCGAGGTGCTTGCCGTGCAGAACGACGGCGGCATCGTGGCGAGCTCCGGTTTCCGCGCCTAA